The genomic segment GTGCGCGCGGCATTCACATCCCAAGCCGTCAAGGCCACGCTCAGGGGCATTGAGAAAAACAGCAAAGATTCCAGCCCGTCCCGGCGGCCGGTCTCCGGCGAGCTGTTTAGGCAGCTGTCTGCATCCCTAGATGGCAATCCTTTTGGCCCTTCCATTAGTCTGGTCATCAAGGCTGCTATGTACctaagcttctacggcttccttcGTCCAGGGGAATTTTCAGTTTCTTCCCAGAAGACGATCTTCCTGAAGAAGAAGCAGCTATCCTGGAGCCAGGATCATCTGGTATTAAGCCTTCCTTCCACCAAGACGTCCCAAACCGGTCCTCCCATACTGATCCGCTTCTTCAAGTCCGGGAacgcctggtgtccagtggtggtACTCCAACATCTCCTGGGTTCCACACCATCTCCAGATCCAGAGTCTCCGTTGCTGCCATTCCAAGGGAAACCCCTATCCACGCCACAGTTTGTCTCccacatcagatccctggtcgcagggttgggggtggaccccaaaaccatatcaggacattcattccgcatcggagcggcttcagcggcttccaagcacgggacgcctccgcacgtcatccgtcacatgggtaggtggagatctgcctgtttttcccGGTACATCCCGGATCCGCTGACTGAAACCCGGCAGGTATTCCTTTCCTTGGTTTTGTAACCCTGTTCCATGCATTAAACAGCAGCACTTCTCCTACCCGgtgtctttttggccctcttttagcaggcccacgtcccgtggctccaggcacaccccagccactgtctagccccctcctgtcaccttactgaccgtggccacggccacaaatagttaaggctgcatgcagcctgtaattgtgggaggggccaggtcccccttcttaaaccccctcgtACAGCTCACCATCACCGCGCCCGCCGACTCGCACTTCACCCACCCTTTTCCCACCCCTTTCTtccttctctccctagggttggccctcttttaggcaggcccacgtcccgtggctccaggcacaccccagccactgtctagccccctcctgtcaccttactgaccgtggccgcggccacaatggcagtctatggtgtcgcactgcaacatgcgacatactgcgacgcaacagtctcagaaaatccatttgagatatatttttctgcgactgtcgcattgCAGTCGCATGTGGcagcgcgacaccatagactgccattataaaaattggtgcaacaaaattggTGCCATTATAAACATTGGTGCAACAGATGTTGCAGTGtaattgtgccctatctgtcacgCGACAAATGTTGTTGTGTAAACCTAgactaaagggtctgaatacttgtcAGTGTCAatgcattattatattttttttcctttttaataaattaacaaagattttgaacattctttttttactttgttattatggggtattgagtgcagatttatGGGGagcaattacattttttttattttagcagaaatccgcaacataacaaaatgtgaaaaaagtgagttTCTGGAGACTTTCTGAATCCACTGTATAACATGCGGATGTGCGGTTCATGACTTTTAATACATTTCTGGCATATTTGCATTCAGTCCgtacgtttttcttttttttcttcatactgACACATCGTCCATTGGCTCACGTGTTTTAATTAGCAGTAGACTGAGTTACTTACTTGTTGTTTTACCAATGGAGTAGTACAGGGTATGCAAACGTTGGGACtcaagctgttgtgaaactacaactctctgcACGCTTCATTCACTACTAAGAAGTttcaagaacagctgagcaagcgTGCATgcagagagttgtagtttcacaacagctggagtgtcggaggttgttGTCCTATGGAGTAGTAGATGCTGTCAACAAACTTCCAGCAGATATGACTCAAAAATCAACAATATatctaaaataaaaaggaaataatataagggcagactagatggaccatgcAGTCTTTTTCTGGTGGTGTTGCAGGGAGGCTTTTGCTGTGGTGGTGTGGCCCAGTGCTAAGGGGCTTTAGcctggccttaggctactttcacactagcgttttcttttccagcgctgagttccgtcctaagggctcaaatccggaaaagaactgatcagttttatccccatgcattctgaatggagagtccgtccttcaggatgcatcaggatgtcttcagctcagtctttttgactgatcaggcttttcagaaaaaagtagcatgctgtatttttacctctggccaaaaatcctgaacactttgactgaacgccggatccggtctttttcccattgacttgctttaacgccggatctggcgctgtgtgttcagtcaaaccggatccggcttttgcatgttaaacccgaaaaatgtgaaaaaaaagttaaagtccataaatggcggatccgttttttccaatgcattttttcattgtgatcaaaatcctgatcaggtttcaaatgtaatccgttttcacacgtttttccggatccggcgggcagttccagtgtcggaattgaacgccggaataaaacaacgctagtgtgaaagtagccttagctatatTGTTAGCCTGCTGGGCTATAAACTAATTGGGTGTTGATAGGGTCAGTGCTGGCGCTGTGGcagaagaagtgcatcatgggcttggttggatacagcaacaggaaatgCTACATACagtatggaaacaaaccagagtgatttgtttacatggtgaaaatgggtccCACTCCCAATTGGTAAAAAAGCATGGAGAAGACATACagaaggtaagcaactacatgggcATATATGTTAAAAACCACAGTAATCCAGGAaacttctttaaagaggaccttttatgttttttttttttttttttagtttagataaatacctttcctaatattgagcatcggtacagggaggaggagactccagggtttctcaatgagcgtctccttctccctggctgtgccgctattcaatcacagccagggagaaaaaaaagctcaccttctccctggctgtgatgctcttcactgtgattggatcgcggcacagccagggagactgAGACgctcattgagaaaccctggagtctcctcctccctgtaccgatgctcaatattaacatactgagcgggaaaactgcagggTGGCACAGCGGGGCACAGGAGCGATATTTAGAAaaaaggcagggtggcagcatcagcaaggAAAGTACCACGCaaggaaaggtatttatctaaactaaaaaaaaaaacatgaaaagtcCTCTTTTAGGTCTCATTCACACACCAATTAAATTAAAGTTATTTAAAAAGCAACTACGtgacaatatttaaaaaaagacccTATACTTAACAGTTAATCCCGCACTGAGCTCGCTCTATACgcagaaagtgcaggctgtaTAATACACCAGACGCAGATGGCAGTGACCGGGATTGAAGATGACTCCGATATCAgtcatttaaccactcagatgctgcTGTCAATATTGGTTGCTATAGCAGCCTGGGCCCTTGTGTAGGCTCCCAGACCTGTCATAGTGAGTTGTCTGCAAAATTGTGCCTGAGGAACGGCCTAAAAGGCAGCCAGTGAAAATCCTATAGACTATGGTACAAGCGATCAAAATATTTCAATGTATAAGTCCCCTAAGGGGTCTAAAAagtacagtgaaaaaaaatagaaacataaattctcaattttacacaaaTTACACAGATTTTAATGTAGTTTTTGAAGTCAAAGCCAGGAGCAGATTCAAAGAGGGAAGAATACTCATCTTTCCATTATTTATGTACTTAATTTATGATCTATTTCTGAcactggcttcaaaaactgcataaaaaacggGCCATGGAAACCTAACCTTAGTGGGTTTTCTcctgttttttaaataaattgaacattccctttaaatattgataTCTATGGACACAGAAGACTGTCTAAAAGCAGCAAAAGTACCAGTTTATATGTGGACAGGATGACTACTCTCAATggagtacatagagaagtaatggctccatagcaaggatcaaaccaggccccccacacaggacagaagtgtttctgcctaaacccttttcaatgacccttgacaTTTTTCCCATTGTCTCAATtggtaaaagttgttcctttagagcaggggtgcacaacctgcggcccggagccacatgcggccctcgatacaattctgtgtggcccccaaccatctggtaatagacatgtctatgtcttgtggctgctcacatgtatttttcatgtattcccCCATTAGATGGGAGCCCTGGGTGTGTAACTAGACAttgatactatatactgtatgttcaacacaccataaatacagtatgtcagttggtaatacccctttaagttttattttcggcccttggaattggttcggattgacaatgtggccccccaccagaaaaggttgtgcacccctgctctagagggtagagtcctgaccaagttttcatctccagtagaagaggagataatcccaactaagactgggccccctcttgccctgggccccatagtagtcgcatggtctgccgctatggtagttacgcccctgactaCTTTCGTGGTTTATTGTGATCATGCTGAGGAACCACAGACACAATATTTGAAACATTTTAAATTTTGAGATTTTGTCATATAGTTTAATCATTCCATTCAGACaatgcaataaataaaataaaaatctaatatTGCATACAGTCTGATGTCTAGCAGTCCTCTTGATGTTCAGCATGGAGATGAAGTTATCATTTTACATGTTTTGTTGGAATTGTTATATAGAGTCATTTAGATGCATCCTCCTGCTCCAAATTACTAAGGTATCTCTCCAATTTCTTGATATTTACTCTGTGCATCATCAGAAACTGTCCATTAAGGTGAAACACGGGAATGTCATGCTTATAGCGGTCATACCAGGCCGTGTTCTCTGGAAGTGTGATGTCCACTTGTTCTAAAACAAACTaaagcagagaaaaaattaaCAGTGTTATTCTGAAAATGTATTCATAATGTAAAATATACGGTAAGTAATGAGATCTCCTGTTATACAGGTATTACATGTATATTAGTGCAGGACGCGTTGCCCTCTGTACTCCTGTGCGGTTATTAGGAGAGGAGTTCTGATGATTGAAATCAACAATACTTTATCATGGAGTGACAGAGATGATGCTGGTGTAAATAATACAAGAATATGTTTGGGGGGTTCAATTCCGTGATAGCTTTCCATTAGAACAGGCTTacaacagaaaataacggaacgGATATACCGGAAACCAAATGGAAACCTTTCTGTTTTAATCTGTCCTCATATAGTTCAATGGAGAATATATGGATGAAAAAGTTCTCACTACTAAAACATTAAAACGCTATATGACTATTCCCGTAAGAGCTtgggagcttaaaggggttgcctcacttcagcaagtggcatttatcatgtagataagattaatacaaggcacttactaatgtattgtgatcggccatattgcctcctttgctggctggattcatttttccatcacattatacacggctcattTCCATGATTACAGACCACCCTCCTCTTTAAGCACTATTAACTCTAGCACTACACAAGCAGTACTGCAGATACAAAGTCTGGATCTCTACTTTGTATTTCATGCTCCCCGCAAAGCTctgctgaaatacattgtcagctcTGAGGGCTCGGGCTCAGGAGGTCCTCTCCATTATGAGTGCGAGCTCAGCAGGGGGGTAGAGCGAACCAGACTCCATATCTACAATACTACTCAAGTAGTACTGCCATATATAGCGCTAAATCAGGTCATAGACTCTCTTTAACTGTGTTTTATATACAGTACTTATTTAGTCATTACTCCCTTTTATCCTGTATAATTACTTGCAGTGAGGCTAATGTCTGCTACAGCGAATGATCGTCCTTTGCCTTTCTGCTTTtgtcttttttatttaaaatatatttgtgctcggatcggctcatgctgagagggtcccctacctacgcctatactccacccccccaacctagtagcagcagagttatgccggaactgcttatcgaagggtagcctaaagggggctaccccaataatgagacctgaaagaagggagggctcctgggtgggttgaaatagttcgaaccgacaagtggggggaggagggccaggtttaaatagtgaacgccccgcctcccctcacacaaatacggcactcttaattgcctaccacttgtgctcggatcggctcatgctgagagggtcccctacctacgcctatactccacccccccaacctagaagcagcagagttatgccggaactgcttatcgaagggtagcctaaaggggccaaaagaaccatgcataggagttagaaaacttgataacagaaactacagaccaaaactcgaaagccaatgatatttcgtataaggatccgggatattacgtatggaacacacggaactgcgacgacccaaccgtttgatgacatgtactggcaccttatgcatggacgccgccgctgccgcgcccatgcggaaggaatgtcctgtgatccagcgaggaccgacccctggacctgtcaactaacctgaaagtacgtaagaaaggccgcggtggttagccgggcattgactagttcgagtacgggagaacatgccgcttggactaaatactacgcagccaagcctccaaggcctgcaccggacaccatctgctgtccgtgggaaagtatctgaccgccactggttgccccggccgtgacgtcttggacgaggccaaggtgaggacatagatggacccgcgccggatgagctgacctttccgcaggcacccagccagcgtattggtgcccatgagctcgcctgacctgaggaatccatgaaaagccaggtacaaggctgtttctaccagagcgctaacctgcggcccgaacggtttgcccctgcagtttgcctgtcacggcctgaacaagctaccggtaaatggctgacgcc from the Bufo bufo chromosome 2, aBufBuf1.1, whole genome shotgun sequence genome contains:
- the C2H5orf63 gene encoding glutaredoxin-like protein C5orf63 homolog, whose product is MFHLRPLNRIKILAFQATKKHYTPRKEKPVLTLFTKNPCPLCDEAKEVLAPYMDRFVLEQVDITLPENTAWYDRYKHDIPVFHLNGQFLMMHRVNIKKLERYLSNLEQEDASK